In one Bacteroides intestinalis DSM 17393 genomic region, the following are encoded:
- a CDS encoding efflux RND transporter periplasmic adaptor subunit — protein sequence MKSRLILLACCLSLFSCGQSDKTAGKAPEFAVITVETTTANLTNSYPATIRGKQDVEIRPMVSGFITKLHVDEGAVVRKGQVLFSIDPVQYQAAVNSAKAAVETAKAAVNTQELTVNNKRELNKKNIISNYDLQMAENQLAQTKAQLAQAEAQLVNAKNNLSYTSVTSPSDGVVGSIPYRVGSLVSPSVASPLTTVADISEMYAYFSMTERQLLSQIREGGSIKEILERMPDVQLQLIDGTMYADSGRVETISGVIDQTTGSVTMRALFPNKHNVLRSGSTGNVVFPNPMTNVIMIPQSATTEIQDKKFVFVVQPDNTLKNTEIQVFKLNDGKYYYVTEGLKAGDKVVMEGVQNLRDGASITPITPAEKEAEYQKALKDQKEGNIQTAFN from the coding sequence ATGAAGAGTAGATTGATTTTATTGGCATGTTGCCTGTCACTGTTCAGTTGCGGACAAAGTGACAAAACTGCGGGTAAAGCACCCGAATTTGCAGTGATCACAGTGGAAACAACCACTGCCAACTTGACGAACAGCTATCCAGCTACGATCAGAGGTAAACAAGATGTAGAAATCCGCCCCATGGTAAGCGGTTTCATCACCAAGTTACATGTAGACGAAGGTGCAGTAGTACGTAAAGGGCAAGTGTTGTTCAGCATTGACCCTGTACAGTATCAAGCAGCCGTAAACTCAGCCAAAGCTGCTGTTGAAACAGCCAAAGCAGCCGTAAACACGCAAGAACTTACCGTAAACAACAAGCGTGAGCTGAACAAAAAGAACATCATCAGCAACTACGATTTGCAGATGGCAGAGAATCAACTGGCACAAACAAAAGCACAATTGGCACAAGCTGAAGCACAATTAGTAAACGCCAAGAACAATCTGTCGTATACCAGTGTAACCAGCCCCAGCGATGGCGTAGTGGGTAGTATCCCCTACCGTGTAGGTAGTTTGGTCAGCCCTTCCGTTGCCAGCCCACTGACTACCGTAGCCGATATCTCTGAGATGTACGCCTACTTCTCCATGACCGAAAGACAATTGCTGTCGCAAATCCGTGAAGGTGGTAGTATCAAGGAAATTCTGGAAAGAATGCCCGATGTACAGCTACAGCTTATCGATGGAACCATGTATGCCGACAGCGGACGTGTAGAAACCATCAGCGGCGTTATCGATCAGACTACCGGTTCGGTAACTATGCGTGCCCTCTTCCCCAACAAACACAATGTGTTGCGTAGCGGAAGTACCGGTAATGTGGTATTCCCCAACCCGATGACAAATGTTATTATGATACCTCAATCAGCTACTACAGAAATACAGGACAAGAAGTTCGTATTCGTAGTGCAGCCCGACAACACTCTGAAGAACACGGAAATCCAGGTGTTCAAGCTGAATGATGGTAAGTACTACTACGTAACCGAAGGTTTGAAAGCCGGTGATAAAGTAGTAATGGAAGGTGTGCAAAACCTGAGAGACGGGGCATCTATCACTCCTATCACTCCTGCTGAAAAAGAAGCTGAATATCAGAAAGCACTGAAAGACCAGAAAGAAGGTAATATCCAAACTGCGTTTAATTAA
- a CDS encoding efflux RND transporter permease subunit: MKLDRFINRPVLSTVISVLIVILGLIGLATLPITQYPDIAPPTVSVRATYTGANAQTVLNSVIAPLEDQINGVENMMYMTSNATNSGSADISVYFKQGTDPDMAAVNVQNRVSMAQGLLPAEVTKVGVTTQKRQTSMLMVFSIYDETDQYNIEFLENYANINLIPEVKRVAGVGDAMVLGTDYSMRIWLKPDVMAQYKLIPNDVAAVLAEQNIEAAPGQFGERGNQTFQYTIRYKGRLQQPEEFENIVIKAMENGEVLRLKDIAEIELGRLTYSFNNTVNGHKAVSCIVFQMAGSNATQTISDLEALLNDYSEKLPSGLQINIAQSANDFLFASIHEVIKTLIEAFILVFIVVYIFLQDFRSTLIPAIAIPVALIATFFVLKLIGFSINLLTLSAMVLAIAIVVDDAIVVVEGVHAKLDQGYKSARTASIDAMSELGGAIVSITLVMMSVFIPVSFMGGTAGTFYRQFGLTMAIAIGFSALNALTLSPALCAIFLKPHDEHGEKKSTFISRFHTGFNVAYDKMLKKYKNNVLFFIQKRWLSFGLVAGSIVLLIFFMKITPTGMVPNEDTGTIMGVVTLPPGTSQERAQEVLYRVDSLVAAEPAVASRTVISGYSFIGGQGPSYGSIIIKLKNWEERSTMQNSNIVYITLFMRAQKIIKEAQVLFFAPPMIPGYSASSDIELNMQDKTGGDLNHFFDVVKDYNAALEARPEINSAKTSFNPNFPQYMLDIDAAACKKAGISPSDILSTMQGYFGGLYASNFNSFGKMYRVMVQADPEATKNLESLSSIKVRNGNEMAPITQFVSIKKVYGPDIISRFNLYTSMKVMVAPASGYTSGQALAAIAEVAKENLPAGFAYELGGMAREEAETSGSTTGLIFVLCFVFVYLLLSAQYESYILPLAVLLSIPFGLLGSFLFVNGMSAIGNISILKMIMGSMSNDIYMQIALIMLMGLLAKNAILIIEFALDRRKMGMSITWAAVLGAAARLRPILMTSLAMIVGLIPLMLASGAGANGNRTLGTSAIGGMLIGMILQIFIVPALFVAFQYLQEKIKPMEWTDVDNSDAEPEIEQYTK, encoded by the coding sequence ATGAAATTAGATAGATTTATTAATCGTCCGGTACTATCTACGGTAATCTCCGTGCTGATAGTGATCCTGGGTCTTATTGGTCTGGCAACCCTGCCTATCACCCAATACCCGGACATTGCACCGCCAACCGTATCAGTGCGCGCCACCTACACGGGTGCCAATGCCCAAACGGTGTTGAACTCCGTTATTGCACCGCTGGAAGACCAGATCAACGGTGTGGAAAACATGATGTACATGACTTCCAATGCCACCAACAGTGGCTCTGCCGATATTTCCGTTTACTTCAAGCAGGGAACTGACCCGGATATGGCTGCCGTAAACGTACAGAACCGTGTATCCATGGCGCAAGGTCTGCTACCTGCCGAAGTAACTAAGGTAGGTGTAACAACACAAAAGAGACAGACTTCCATGTTGATGGTATTCTCTATTTATGATGAGACGGACCAATACAACATCGAGTTCCTGGAAAACTATGCCAACATCAACCTTATCCCTGAAGTAAAACGTGTTGCCGGTGTAGGTGACGCAATGGTGTTGGGTACTGACTACTCCATGCGTATCTGGCTGAAGCCCGACGTAATGGCTCAGTATAAGCTGATTCCCAATGACGTAGCAGCAGTTTTGGCTGAGCAGAATATCGAGGCTGCCCCCGGACAGTTCGGTGAACGTGGTAATCAGACATTCCAATATACAATACGTTATAAAGGACGTCTGCAGCAACCGGAAGAATTTGAGAACATCGTTATCAAAGCGATGGAAAACGGAGAAGTACTTCGCTTGAAAGATATTGCAGAAATCGAACTGGGACGTCTGACCTATAGCTTCAATAATACCGTAAACGGTCATAAGGCCGTCAGTTGTATCGTGTTCCAGATGGCAGGAAGTAATGCAACACAAACCATCAGTGACTTGGAAGCATTATTGAATGACTACTCCGAAAAACTGCCTTCAGGTTTACAAATCAATATCGCACAGAGTGCCAACGACTTCTTGTTCGCCTCTATCCATGAGGTTATCAAGACTTTAATCGAGGCCTTTATTCTTGTGTTCATCGTGGTATACATCTTCTTACAAGATTTCCGTTCCACATTGATCCCCGCTATTGCTATTCCGGTAGCATTGATTGCGACATTCTTCGTACTGAAGCTGATTGGCTTTAGTATCAACTTGCTGACCCTTTCGGCCATGGTGCTCGCCATCGCGATAGTCGTCGACGATGCGATAGTCGTCGTCGAGGGTGTCCATGCGAAGTTAGACCAAGGGTATAAATCTGCCCGTACCGCTTCCATCGACGCCATGAGTGAATTGGGTGGTGCCATCGTTTCTATTACGTTAGTCATGATGTCTGTATTTATCCCTGTAAGTTTCATGGGTGGTACGGCAGGTACATTCTACCGACAGTTCGGTCTGACGATGGCTATCGCCATCGGTTTCTCCGCATTGAACGCATTGACATTGAGTCCGGCATTGTGTGCTATCTTCCTGAAACCGCATGATGAACATGGTGAAAAGAAATCGACATTTATCAGCCGCTTCCACACAGGCTTCAATGTGGCTTACGACAAGATGTTGAAAAAATACAAGAATAATGTATTGTTCTTTATCCAGAAGAGATGGTTGAGTTTCGGTCTTGTAGCAGGTTCTATCGTATTGCTGATTTTCTTTATGAAAATTACCCCGACGGGCATGGTGCCTAATGAAGATACGGGTACCATCATGGGTGTAGTAACACTGCCTCCGGGTACTTCACAGGAACGCGCACAAGAAGTGTTGTACCGTGTGGACAGCCTGGTAGCAGCCGAACCTGCCGTTGCATCCCGCACGGTAATCTCCGGTTATAGCTTCATCGGCGGACAAGGGCCTTCTTACGGTTCTATCATCATCAAGCTGAAGAACTGGGAAGAACGTTCCACAATGCAGAACTCTAACATTGTTTACATCACGCTCTTTATGCGTGCACAAAAGATTATCAAAGAAGCACAGGTACTGTTCTTTGCTCCTCCTATGATCCCAGGTTACTCCGCATCCAGCGATATCGAGTTGAACATGCAGGATAAGACCGGTGGTGACCTGAACCACTTCTTCGACGTAGTAAAAGATTACAATGCCGCATTGGAAGCACGTCCGGAAATCAACTCCGCAAAGACGAGCTTCAACCCGAACTTCCCGCAATATATGTTGGATATTGACGCTGCTGCCTGTAAGAAAGCGGGTATCAGCCCAAGCGACATCCTCAGCACTATGCAGGGATACTTCGGCGGTCTGTACGCTTCTAACTTCAACAGTTTCGGTAAGATGTACCGCGTAATGGTTCAGGCAGATCCCGAAGCAACCAAGAATCTGGAATCATTGTCCAGCATCAAGGTTCGTAACGGCAATGAGATGGCTCCGATTACTCAGTTCGTTTCCATCAAGAAGGTATACGGACCTGATATCATCAGCCGTTTCAACCTGTATACCTCTATGAAAGTAATGGTTGCTCCTGCTTCCGGATATACTTCCGGTCAGGCACTGGCCGCTATCGCTGAGGTTGCCAAAGAGAACCTGCCTGCCGGTTTCGCTTACGAATTGGGAGGTATGGCACGTGAAGAGGCTGAAACCAGCGGAAGCACCACGGGATTGATCTTCGTTCTCTGCTTCGTATTCGTTTACCTGTTGCTGAGTGCACAGTATGAAAGTTACATCCTGCCGCTTGCCGTACTGTTGTCTATTCCGTTCGGTCTGTTAGGTAGCTTCCTGTTCGTCAACGGTATGAGTGCCATCGGTAATATCTCCATTCTAAAGATGATAATGGGATCCATGTCCAATGACATTTATATGCAGATTGCATTGATCATGTTGATGGGTCTGTTGGCGAAGAATGCCATCTTGATTATTGAGTTTGCTCTCGACCGTCGTAAGATGGGTATGAGTATAACGTGGGCAGCCGTACTGGGTGCCGCAGCCCGTCTACGTCCTATCCTGATGACATCATTGGCTATGATTGTCGGTTTGATTCCGTTGATGCTGGCATCCGGCGCAGGTGCTAATGGTAACCGTACGCTGGGTACTTCTGCCATCGGTGGTATGTTAATTGGTATGATCCTTCAGATCTTTATCGTACCAGCCCTGTTCGTTGCATTCCAATACCTGCAGGAGAAGATTAAACCGATGGAATGGACAGATGTGGATAACTCTGACGCAGAACCTGAAATTGAGCAATACACGAAGTAA
- a CDS encoding glycoside hydrolase family 88 protein, whose amino-acid sequence MKTILTTLGVSLLVLAGCTGQKQAESNFIQENIDNAVAQETIQTDIIEKSGKILNPRTINKDGSIVYVPIDDWCSGFFPGNIWYTYELTGDKKWLPLAEKYTEALDSVQYLTWHHDVGFMIGSSYLNGYRFANKEEYKPVIIQTAKSLSTRFRPAAGVLQSWDADKGWQAQRGWKCPVIIDNMMNLELLFEASKLSGDSTYYNIAVKHADTTMKNHFRDDNSCYHVVDYDPVTGEVRKRQTAQGYADESAWARGQAWAIYGYTMCYRYTHDQKYLDMAEKIYNFIFNNPNLPEDLVPYWDFDAPNIPNEPRDASAAACTASALYELSTYIPGKNYKETADKIMESLGSPAYRAEVGTNGNFILMHSVGSIPHGAEIDVPLNYADYYFLEGIMRKRDLEK is encoded by the coding sequence ATGAAAACAATCCTCACGACATTGGGAGTATCTCTCCTTGTTCTGGCGGGTTGCACAGGTCAGAAGCAGGCCGAAAGCAACTTTATCCAAGAGAATATTGATAATGCGGTGGCACAGGAGACCATCCAGACCGACATTATTGAGAAATCAGGAAAAATTCTGAATCCAAGAACCATTAACAAAGACGGTAGCATTGTGTATGTACCCATTGATGACTGGTGTTCCGGTTTCTTTCCCGGTAATATTTGGTATACCTATGAACTGACAGGTGACAAGAAATGGTTGCCATTGGCCGAAAAGTATACTGAAGCATTAGACTCTGTACAATACCTGACCTGGCATCATGATGTAGGCTTTATGATTGGTAGCAGTTACTTGAACGGATACCGTTTTGCTAATAAAGAGGAATATAAGCCTGTAATAATCCAGACTGCAAAATCCCTTTCCACTCGTTTCCGTCCGGCAGCAGGAGTACTTCAATCCTGGGATGCAGATAAAGGTTGGCAGGCACAGCGTGGTTGGAAATGTCCGGTTATCATAGATAATATGATGAATCTGGAACTATTATTTGAAGCTTCCAAACTTTCAGGGGATTCTACTTACTATAACATTGCCGTGAAACATGCTGATACAACCATGAAGAATCACTTCCGTGACGATAATAGTTGCTACCATGTAGTGGATTATGATCCTGTAACCGGTGAGGTGCGTAAGAGACAAACTGCACAAGGCTATGCTGATGAGTCAGCTTGGGCGCGCGGACAAGCTTGGGCCATCTACGGATATACCATGTGTTACCGCTATACTCACGATCAGAAGTATCTGGATATGGCTGAGAAGATTTATAACTTTATCTTTAATAATCCGAACTTGCCGGAAGATCTTGTTCCTTATTGGGATTTCGATGCTCCGAATATTCCGAATGAACCGCGTGACGCTTCTGCGGCGGCTTGTACGGCATCTGCTTTGTATGAACTGAGTACATACATTCCCGGCAAGAACTATAAGGAAACCGCAGATAAAATTATGGAAAGCCTTGGTTCTCCGGCTTATCGTGCTGAAGTGGGTACTAATGGCAATTTCATCCTGATGCACTCTGTAGGTAGTATTCCTCATGGTGCTGAAATTGATGTTCCATTGAACTATGCAGACTATTATTTCCTGGAAGGAATCATGCGTAAAAGAGACTTGGAAAAATGA
- a CDS encoding Ig-like domain-containing domain, with the protein MKSLFNRLAGVAIVAALLYSCASIGRPEGGAIDETPPRFVGSTPLPGALNNSRKKITIEFDEFIKLDKPGEKIVISPPQVQQPEIKSNGKKIVITLKDTLKPNTTYSIDFSDAVQDNNEGNPLPDFGFTFSTGSVIDSMAVSGTVLNAFNLEPVKGMLVGMHSNLADSAFTTLPFERVGRTDSRGRFTIRGVAPGEYRIYGLQDADQNFYYSQPTEVIAFEDSLIIPSMDQRMRFDTLWKDSLTIDTIMEKMYTHYSPDDVILRCFKELTLSQRLIKSERPEPRKFSFYFSAPADSLPLLKGLNFDETDAFIVEKPTGRIDTLQYWIRDSLIYKMDTLKMSLTYLYTDTLNQLVPRTDTLKLVSKLRPKSEKELEKEREKKEKELEKAKKKAEKEGKEYVEPTVFLPVDVYAPGTMDIYDYISLTFTEPLASVADSTVHLKQKIDSLWRDVPFDFIPDSLNLMRYNVYADWEPGESYTFEVDSTAFQGIYGLFTDKVKKEFKVKKPEEYGQIFFDVSGADSLAFVDLLDAQDKVVRTVPVVNGRADFYFLNPGKYSARLINDRNGNGVWDTGKYEDKRQPEEVYYYYQVLELKANFDLTQSWNIHDRPLDQQKPGELKKQKPDEDKKKKNQNNRNSGNRR; encoded by the coding sequence ATGAAATCTCTTTTCAATCGTTTGGCAGGTGTTGCCATCGTTGCTGCCCTGCTTTATTCCTGCGCCAGCATCGGTCGTCCGGAGGGTGGTGCTATTGATGAAACTCCCCCCCGCTTCGTTGGTAGTACACCTTTGCCGGGTGCGCTCAATAATAGCCGGAAAAAAATAACGATTGAATTCGATGAATTCATCAAGCTTGATAAACCGGGTGAGAAGATTGTGATTTCTCCTCCACAGGTGCAGCAGCCGGAGATAAAATCCAATGGAAAGAAAATTGTGATTACTTTGAAGGATACTCTCAAGCCGAATACTACTTACTCGATAGACTTTTCGGATGCCGTTCAGGACAATAATGAAGGTAATCCGTTGCCTGATTTCGGATTTACTTTCTCTACCGGTTCTGTAATTGACTCAATGGCGGTATCCGGCACCGTACTGAATGCATTCAATCTGGAACCGGTGAAAGGTATGCTGGTAGGTATGCATTCCAATCTGGCGGATTCTGCCTTTACAACGTTACCTTTCGAACGTGTAGGTCGTACCGATAGCCGCGGACGTTTTACGATTCGAGGTGTCGCTCCGGGTGAATACCGTATCTATGGATTGCAGGATGCCGACCAGAACTTCTATTATAGTCAGCCCACCGAGGTGATTGCTTTCGAAGACTCCCTGATTATTCCTTCTATGGATCAGCGGATGCGTTTTGATACACTCTGGAAAGACTCTTTGACGATAGATACGATTATGGAGAAGATGTATACCCACTATTCTCCGGATGATGTTATATTGCGTTGCTTCAAGGAGCTTACTTTATCGCAACGTCTCATAAAGAGTGAGCGCCCTGAACCTCGGAAGTTCTCTTTTTATTTCTCGGCTCCGGCAGATAGCTTACCATTATTGAAGGGACTGAATTTCGATGAAACCGATGCTTTTATCGTGGAGAAGCCTACCGGCCGCATTGATACACTCCAATACTGGATAAGAGATTCTCTGATTTATAAGATGGATACTTTGAAGATGAGTCTTACGTATCTCTATACAGATACACTAAATCAGTTGGTTCCCCGTACGGATACACTGAAACTTGTGTCGAAACTTAGACCTAAATCGGAAAAGGAACTGGAGAAAGAACGCGAGAAGAAAGAGAAAGAGCTTGAAAAGGCCAAAAAGAAAGCTGAAAAGGAAGGCAAGGAGTATGTAGAGCCGACGGTATTCTTACCTGTCGATGTATATGCGCCGGGTACGATGGATATTTATGATTATATTTCCCTTACGTTCACTGAACCGCTGGCAAGTGTTGCTGATAGCACAGTTCATCTGAAACAGAAGATAGACAGCTTGTGGCGTGATGTTCCTTTCGACTTTATTCCGGACTCATTGAACCTAATGCGTTACAATGTATATGCGGATTGGGAACCCGGTGAAAGTTATACCTTTGAGGTGGATTCTACGGCTTTCCAAGGAATATACGGCCTTTTCACCGATAAGGTAAAGAAAGAATTCAAGGTGAAGAAGCCTGAAGAATATGGACAGATATTCTTTGATGTGAGCGGTGCGGACTCACTGGCATTTGTTGATTTGCTGGATGCACAGGACAAGGTAGTGCGTACGGTGCCAGTCGTCAATGGCAGGGCGGATTTTTACTTCCTGAATCCAGGTAAATATAGTGCACGCCTCATTAATGACAGGAATGGAAACGGTGTATGGGACACCGGAAAATATGAAGATAAACGGCAACCGGAAGAAGTGTATTATTACTATCAGGTGTTAGAATTGAAAGCTAATTTTGACTTGACACAGAGTTGGAATATACATGATAGGCCGCTGGATCAACAGAAACCGGGAGAACTCAAAAAACAAAAACCAGATGAAGACAAGAAAAAGAAAAATCAGAATAACCGCAACTCCGGCAATCGCCGGTAA
- a CDS encoding DUF3108 domain-containing protein, which translates to MKTRKRKIRITATPAIAGKRGWVFCLLGALLLAIATPAKAQCTAENTAFQSGEHVMYDLYFNWKFIWKKVGLASLTTFSTTYQSKPAYRFNLLSVGSKKTDFFFKMRDTLTCYVSEKLEPLYFRKAAEEGDRYTVDEAWFSYKDGVSNVKQRRIWHNPVRDPQEMEYSDSRCIFDMLSILAQARSYDPADYKIGDRIQFPMATGRKVEEQTLIYRGKEEVKANNDTIYRCLVFSFVEYKKGKEKEVITFFISDDKNHLPIRLDMYLNFGSAKAFFKSVQGNRYPMTSAVRKK; encoded by the coding sequence ATGAAGACAAGAAAAAGAAAAATCAGAATAACCGCAACTCCGGCAATCGCCGGTAAACGCGGATGGGTATTCTGCCTATTGGGGGCTCTGTTACTTGCTATTGCTACACCTGCCAAAGCACAATGTACGGCAGAAAACACCGCATTCCAATCCGGTGAGCATGTGATGTATGATTTATATTTTAACTGGAAGTTTATCTGGAAGAAGGTAGGGCTGGCAAGTCTGACAACCTTCTCCACGACTTATCAGTCGAAACCTGCTTACCGTTTCAATCTGCTTTCGGTGGGTAGCAAAAAGACGGACTTCTTTTTTAAGATGCGTGATACGCTGACATGCTATGTCAGTGAGAAACTGGAACCGCTTTATTTCCGTAAGGCGGCCGAAGAGGGAGACCGCTATACAGTGGATGAGGCGTGGTTCTCTTATAAGGATGGTGTATCTAACGTGAAGCAGAGGCGTATCTGGCACAATCCGGTTCGCGATCCGCAAGAGATGGAATACAGTGACAGCCGTTGTATCTTCGATATGTTGAGTATCCTGGCACAGGCGCGTTCTTACGATCCGGCAGATTATAAAATAGGCGACCGAATTCAGTTCCCTATGGCTACTGGGCGCAAGGTAGAAGAACAAACATTGATTTATCGTGGAAAAGAGGAGGTGAAGGCCAATAATGATACGATTTACCGTTGCCTTGTATTCTCTTTTGTGGAATATAAGAAGGGAAAAGAGAAAGAGGTGATTACTTTCTTTATCTCAGATGATAAGAATCATCTTCCCATCCGTCTGGATATGTATCTTAACTTCGGTTCGGCAAAGGCATTCTTTAAGAGTGTACAGGGGAACCGCTATCCGATGACTTCGGCTGTAAGGAAGAAGTGA
- a CDS encoding PaaI family thioesterase, which translates to MTPQEFFKKDLFAEQTGVELLEVREGYSKACLVITENHLNAGHRTQGGAIFTLADLALAAAANSHGSLAFSLSSNITFLRASGPGDTLYAEARERYIGRTTGYYQIDITNQDGKLIATFESSVFRKGDPLPFSV; encoded by the coding sequence ATGACTCCACAAGAATTCTTCAAAAAAGATCTCTTTGCAGAACAAACCGGTGTAGAATTGCTGGAAGTGCGCGAAGGATATAGTAAAGCATGCCTTGTTATCACAGAAAATCACCTCAATGCAGGACATCGTACACAAGGAGGCGCTATTTTTACCCTTGCCGACCTGGCACTGGCTGCCGCAGCCAATTCGCATGGTTCATTAGCGTTCTCCCTTTCTTCCAATATCACCTTTTTGCGTGCCAGTGGTCCGGGCGACACGTTGTATGCCGAAGCACGCGAACGCTACATCGGACGTACTACCGGATATTATCAGATAGACATCACCAACCAAGATGGGAAACTGATTGCTACGTTTGAGTCCAGCGTATTCCGAAAAGGCGATCCGCTACCGTTCAGCGTATAG